The genomic DNA CACAAAGTAAGCTCTTTCTACTCTTACGCTGTCATCTGTAGGATACTGAGCAGAATTACTATCCATAAACATACTGCTCATTGTGCCATTGAAGAAATGAATAGGTGTGGAATCTCCAAAAGTCTTGTACATTACAAGACGACCGGTAAAAGAAACATGCTCATTAATTTTTGATTTTAGACGAAGTCTTAGTCTCTCAGTTAACATATAGTCATTGTTTGCATCATATTTCTTAGGCTTTGAGTTTGCCAACATTCTTTCCATTAATTTAGCTTCATCAGCATTTAAAGTTCTGTCATTTGCAAAAAGACCCATAAATGTTTGAAATTCTGTAGTATCTAATCCATCACTAGGATCTATACCTGCACCATATTCTGAATTATAATAAGCAACTACATTTGAAAAAGCCTTATACATTTCTGCATCATTCTGAGCCATTTCCAATAACAAATCGGGAGTAAAAACTGTTCTGTAAGTAGTCATAAAATAGCCATTACTATCAGTTAACTTCTCTTGTAAAAAATCACCCATCATTGCTTCCATCATATCAGGCATAGCTCTTACATCTTTGTACTGGATACTGTCTAATCTTGTCATGAATTCTGCACTGATGGAAAGCTTATCAGTGGCTGTGTGTCTGGTGTTTTGATTTACAAATTTGCTCATTTGATCAACTTGTGCTTGCAAATCAGCAATCTGTTTCTTAAGCTGCTCAAGGTCTACATCCTGAGCAAAAGCAAAAGATGCTACAAAGAACACTCCCAATAAAACTGCTAAAAACTTTTTCATAATCAACCTCCTTTTAATAAACTACCCTTCTAGTAGGATTCTAAATATTACTAAAGAGGCAAGGTTTAACCCTGCCTCTTTTTAGATCTTAACCACAAGTTTCTGGCTGGTCTGAATCAAGAGCATGATCATAAAGATACTGGAACATGTTCTCAATATCTTTGTCACTAAGCTTTTTTGCAGATCTGTTTGCAGCACACTCTTTGATTTTTGGAAGTAATGCCTTCCACTGAGCCTGAGTTTTGCTCACTGGGCTAAGAGCTGGTGCATCAGCTTTTGAACCATCATGGCATGCAAGACGGCAGTTTTTCTTCCAAACTCTTTTCCCCTTTCTTGCATTAGCTTTTGCAAAAACAGCAGTAGTTGCAAACATAGCAATTAAAGCAACTACCAAAATAGAAACAAATGTTTTTTTCATGGCAACCTCCTTATTTTACGGCTTTTAAAAAGCCATTTT from Deferribacter autotrophicus includes the following:
- a CDS encoding c-type cytochrome, with product MKKTFVSILVVALIAMFATTAVFAKANARKGKRVWKKNCRLACHDGSKADAPALSPVSKTQAQWKALLPKIKECAANRSAKKLSDKDIENMFQYLYDHALDSDQPETCG